In Sphingobium amiense, a genomic segment contains:
- a CDS encoding tetratricopeptide repeat protein yields MKFRTPLRRAAMLALLPMMALAGATPARADMTGDVKAINDGWAHIVYEMRGSSTQTKALDQLAKQADAVVARYPGKAEPLLWAGIVTSEQANKANFFHKLGLATRARDLIAKAYAIDPRAADGGPALSLGVLYHKVPGFAWGDDDRALKLLRQALAIDPDGLDTNYFYGDYLLDRGDKAGAKAYLQKALRAPRDASRPVWDAGRRREVRDLLARAA; encoded by the coding sequence ATGAAGTTCCGCACCCCCCTCCGCCGCGCCGCCATGCTGGCTCTGCTGCCGATGATGGCGCTCGCCGGAGCGACCCCCGCTCGCGCCGACATGACCGGCGACGTGAAGGCAATCAACGACGGCTGGGCGCATATCGTTTATGAAATGCGCGGGTCCAGCACGCAGACGAAGGCGCTTGACCAGCTCGCCAAACAGGCCGACGCGGTGGTGGCGCGCTACCCCGGCAAGGCCGAACCGCTGCTGTGGGCCGGGATCGTCACCAGCGAGCAGGCCAACAAGGCGAACTTCTTTCACAAGCTGGGGCTGGCGACCCGCGCGCGCGATCTGATCGCCAAGGCCTATGCCATCGACCCGCGTGCTGCCGATGGCGGACCGGCGCTCAGCCTCGGCGTGCTCTACCACAAGGTGCCGGGCTTCGCGTGGGGGGACGATGACCGGGCGCTGAAACTGCTGAGGCAGGCGCTCGCCATCGACCCCGATGGCCTCGACACCAACTATTTCTACGGCGACTATCTGCTCGACCGGGGCGACAAGGCGGGCGCGAAAGCCTATCTGCAAAAGGCGCTGCGCGCGCCGCGGGACGCCAGCCGCCCGGTATGGGACGCGGGCCGCCGCCGCGAGGTGCGCGACCTGCTCGCCAGAGCCGCCTGA
- a CDS encoding class I SAM-dependent methyltransferase — protein MRLAEGFAHQLAHPAGWAGRFLGRAMDVANRRPMHMAVGMLSIRPGEAVLDAGCGTGAALAEMRWRGPASLTGVDRSPVMLDMAQRKTRGAATLLQGDLAALPLPDGRVDAALALNTLYFDDYAHRFVRELHRVLRPGGRMVAYVTHSDTMRGWAFTRAGLHRLYDAEGLRAALIAGGFAPDAIAVHEVAVTRSVRGLIGHARRGA, from the coding sequence ATGCGTCTGGCAGAAGGTTTCGCGCACCAGCTTGCCCATCCCGCCGGGTGGGCGGGGCGATTTCTCGGCCGGGCGATGGACGTCGCCAACCGGCGGCCGATGCACATGGCGGTCGGGATGCTCTCGATCCGGCCGGGCGAGGCTGTGCTGGACGCGGGGTGCGGGACCGGTGCAGCGCTGGCGGAAATGCGCTGGCGCGGACCCGCTTCGCTGACCGGGGTGGACCGCTCGCCCGTCATGCTCGACATGGCGCAAAGGAAGACGCGGGGCGCGGCGACGCTGCTTCAGGGCGATCTTGCCGCATTGCCGCTGCCCGACGGAAGGGTCGACGCCGCGCTTGCGCTCAACACGCTCTATTTCGACGATTACGCGCACCGGTTCGTGCGCGAGCTGCACCGCGTGCTGCGGCCGGGCGGGCGCATGGTGGCCTATGTGACGCACAGCGACACGATGCGGGGCTGGGCCTTCACCCGCGCGGGTCTGCACCGGCTCTACGATGCCGAAGGGCTGCGCGCGGCGCTCATCGCGGGGGGATTTGCTCCTGACGCCATAGCGGTGCATGAAGTGGCGGTGACACGCTCGGTCCGGGGTCTTATCGGCCATGCCCGGCGCGGAGCGTGA
- a CDS encoding RNA polymerase sigma factor, with protein MKAEDDGSPGAGLAAMLEAHRSELMRFLAGRCGSVDEAQDVLQDLWIKASSQPAGPIGNPRAYLFRMANNLVLDRLRGARRAMRRDRDWIADGEGERDTAPEARVDPSEPADERIARQQEAEILRSAIARLPDGAARALRLYRFENLSQGEIAQRLGISRSGVEKHLALAMKHLRAALIDCGTLATAASLEQGAEDGAVPQGTWGQ; from the coding sequence ATGAAGGCTGAAGACGACGGATCGCCCGGCGCGGGTCTGGCAGCGATGCTGGAAGCGCACCGATCCGAATTGATGCGGTTTCTTGCCGGGCGGTGCGGTTCCGTCGACGAAGCGCAGGACGTGCTTCAGGATCTCTGGATCAAGGCCAGCTCGCAGCCGGCCGGGCCGATCGGCAATCCGCGCGCCTATCTGTTTCGCATGGCCAATAATCTGGTGCTCGACCGGCTGCGCGGCGCGCGGCGGGCGATGCGCCGCGACCGGGACTGGATCGCAGACGGGGAGGGCGAACGGGACACCGCGCCCGAAGCGCGCGTCGACCCATCCGAACCTGCCGACGAACGGATCGCCCGGCAGCAGGAGGCGGAGATATTGCGATCCGCCATCGCCCGCCTCCCCGATGGCGCGGCGCGGGCGCTGCGCCTTTACCGGTTCGAAAATCTTTCGCAGGGAGAGATTGCGCAACGTCTTGGAATATCGCGCAGCGGCGTCGAAAAGCATCTGGCGCTGGCGATGAAACATCTGCGCGCGGCCCTGATCGACTGTGGAACGCTGGCTACCGCGGCGTCTCTGGAGCAGGGGGCCGAGGACGGCGCGGTGCCGCAAGGGACATGGGGACAATGA
- a CDS encoding FecR family protein, whose translation MDADLPEAMLLEAAQWHVRCEDERADAMDWDAFTAWLEADPRHRVALDQMALTADRLEAHGGALFLDDVGEQPSQPASRGRGRWAWGGLAVAASLAAMVAVPLFTSAPSTRYVTHGTVRRIALSDGSSVLLAPHSRLLVGGRGGDHIEVAGGAMFDIRHDPSRTLTVDAGGVRISDIGTRFDVQQDRDVVRVSVAEGRVTVNGDAMARPVALDAGSGLTFDAGRAALTLAPVRPADVGAWQAGRLTYDNASLALVLADLRRYAGVRVDAPPALEARRFSGTLIVDDGDKALRDLVGLLGLRLRGHAGDWRVEPN comes from the coding sequence ATGGACGCAGATCTTCCCGAAGCGATGCTGCTCGAAGCCGCGCAGTGGCATGTCCGCTGCGAGGATGAGCGGGCGGACGCGATGGACTGGGACGCCTTCACCGCTTGGCTGGAGGCCGATCCCCGGCACCGCGTCGCACTCGATCAGATGGCGCTGACGGCCGACAGGCTGGAAGCGCATGGGGGGGCGCTGTTCCTCGACGATGTCGGGGAACAGCCTTCCCAGCCCGCTTCACGAGGGCGCGGCCGCTGGGCGTGGGGCGGGCTGGCGGTCGCGGCATCGCTCGCCGCCATGGTCGCGGTTCCTCTTTTCACCTCCGCGCCATCGACCCGCTATGTCACGCACGGCACAGTCCGCCGCATCGCCCTGTCGGACGGATCGTCGGTCCTGCTCGCGCCGCACAGCCGCCTGCTGGTCGGGGGGCGTGGCGGCGATCATATCGAGGTTGCGGGCGGCGCGATGTTCGACATCCGCCACGACCCGTCGCGCACGCTGACCGTCGATGCGGGTGGGGTGCGGATCAGCGACATCGGCACGCGCTTCGATGTGCAGCAGGATCGCGATGTCGTGCGGGTTTCGGTGGCCGAGGGCCGCGTGACGGTGAATGGCGACGCCATGGCGAGACCGGTCGCGCTCGATGCTGGCAGCGGCCTGACCTTCGACGCGGGCAGGGCGGCGCTGACGCTCGCGCCGGTCAGGCCTGCCGATGTGGGGGCGTGGCAGGCCGGGCGGCTCACCTATGACAACGCCTCCCTCGCTCTGGTGCTGGCCGACCTGCGCCGTTATGCGGGGGTAAGGGTCGATGCGCCGCCAGCGTTGGAGGCCCGACGGTTTTCGGGGACGCTGATTGTCGATGACGGCGATAAGGCATTGCGCGATCTGGTCGGTCTCCTGGGTCTGCGCCTGCGCGGTCACGCTGGCGACTGGCGCGTGGAGCCGAACTGA
- a CDS encoding TonB-dependent receptor domain-containing protein encodes MTAIRHCAIWSVSWVCACAVTLATGAWSRTEAREAAAPPIDLSSGTLADALDELARERRVSIGTEGALPRIRVRPVRGAMTEGQALERLLAGTGYRARQTGPSAWRIERAPQSLAKPAAPILRPPAPPPSPLILVTATKQPTDILSLPASVSVVDAMHMPAGSGSLGGTGDIAARIDGLALTALGPGRNRMFLRGIADSAFGGESQSTVAVVLDETRLTYSAPDPDLRLVDIERVEVLKGPQGSLYGSGTLGGIYRMTPQPVDLEKTMAAISGGGSIVAGGAGGYSASAVANMPVIGGTAGLRLVAYTALEPGWIDSGTGVDRRRHINPTRVTGGRGQIGIVPAEGWRLDFTAMAQWLNSKDSRYTDRKGSYDRPAQLPEPHDNDLRHAAARLHGSLSGIDIMLSTGMTWHEVADMFDATVGAEGFGLPDPQILADDRRFRLWDTELRARGAWGAVAWLAGLSRIDASQSLSIRLLGGQDRALLLARNRRDSHETGAYLDLTYPVTGTLTAQVGGRFYHGFTADRVAASGGTLLREREQTGVTPSFALSWKPDPDRLVYLRYGSAVRQSAPGQSRSGGGDGVEGDELASLEIGWKQALGAGHVEASAWLSRWSHVRSDTLTPSALIETVEAGDARIAGVELSVDLPVGGGRSIEAGGNVTDARLIRNALGYALRDTRLPVVPDHSLRAALAQVFALGGMKGAARIGLRYVGPAHLSFDPDLDRRMGNLLESGVEASLSRGNWTLSAAAANPLGRKGRAFAYGNPLRYRMSPQIISQDPRTVSLTLAARF; translated from the coding sequence ATGACGGCGATAAGGCATTGCGCGATCTGGTCGGTCTCCTGGGTCTGCGCCTGCGCGGTCACGCTGGCGACTGGCGCGTGGAGCCGAACTGAAGCGCGGGAAGCCGCCGCTCCGCCCATCGACCTGTCGTCCGGCACGCTTGCGGATGCTCTGGACGAACTCGCCCGCGAACGGCGCGTGTCCATCGGCACCGAAGGCGCGTTGCCGCGCATCCGGGTCAGGCCCGTGCGCGGAGCCATGACGGAAGGGCAGGCGCTGGAGCGGCTGCTGGCGGGCACCGGGTATCGCGCGCGGCAGACCGGACCGTCCGCATGGCGTATCGAACGCGCGCCGCAAAGCCTCGCAAAACCCGCCGCACCCATCCTCAGGCCGCCCGCGCCGCCGCCATCGCCGCTGATCCTCGTCACGGCGACGAAGCAGCCGACCGACATCCTGTCGCTGCCCGCGTCGGTATCGGTGGTCGATGCGATGCACATGCCCGCCGGTTCGGGCAGCCTTGGGGGCACGGGCGATATTGCGGCGCGGATCGACGGCCTTGCCCTGACCGCGCTGGGACCGGGCCGGAACCGCATGTTCCTGCGCGGCATAGCGGACAGCGCATTCGGCGGGGAAAGCCAGTCGACCGTCGCGGTCGTGCTGGACGAAACGCGCCTCACCTATTCCGCTCCGGACCCCGACCTCCGCCTTGTCGACATTGAAAGGGTGGAGGTGCTCAAGGGGCCGCAGGGATCGCTTTACGGCAGCGGCACGCTGGGCGGCATCTATCGCATGACGCCTCAGCCGGTGGACCTCGAAAAGACCATGGCCGCAATCTCGGGCGGCGGAAGCATCGTTGCGGGCGGCGCGGGAGGCTATTCCGCCTCGGCGGTGGCGAACATGCCGGTGATCGGCGGAACAGCGGGACTGCGCCTCGTTGCCTACACCGCACTGGAGCCGGGCTGGATCGACAGCGGCACCGGCGTCGACCGCCGCCGCCACATCAATCCGACCCGTGTCACAGGCGGGCGCGGACAGATCGGCATCGTCCCGGCGGAGGGCTGGCGGCTGGATTTCACCGCCATGGCGCAATGGCTGAACTCCAAGGACAGCCGCTATACCGACCGAAAAGGCAGCTACGACCGTCCCGCGCAACTGCCCGAGCCGCACGACAACGACCTTCGCCATGCGGCGGCGCGGCTGCATGGCAGCCTGTCCGGCATAGACATCATGCTGTCCACCGGAATGACCTGGCATGAGGTGGCGGACATGTTCGATGCGACCGTCGGCGCGGAGGGATTTGGCCTGCCCGATCCGCAAATTCTGGCGGACGACCGCCGCTTTCGCCTGTGGGACACGGAATTGCGCGCGCGCGGGGCGTGGGGCGCCGTCGCATGGCTCGCGGGTCTGTCGCGCATCGACGCCAGCCAGTCGCTGTCCATCCGGCTGCTGGGAGGGCAGGATCGAGCGCTGCTGCTGGCGCGCAACCGGCGCGACAGTCACGAGACGGGCGCCTATCTCGACCTCACCTATCCCGTAACCGGCACTTTGACGGCGCAGGTGGGGGGGCGTTTCTATCACGGCTTCACCGCGGATCGGGTCGCGGCATCGGGCGGCACCCTGCTGCGCGAACGCGAACAGACGGGCGTCACCCCTTCCTTCGCGCTATCGTGGAAGCCCGACCCGGATCGGCTGGTCTATCTTCGCTACGGTTCGGCGGTCCGGCAAAGCGCGCCGGGGCAGTCCCGCTCCGGCGGCGGGGACGGCGTGGAGGGCGATGAACTGGCGTCGCTTGAAATCGGCTGGAAGCAGGCGCTGGGCGCGGGACATGTAGAGGCGTCCGCCTGGCTTTCGCGATGGAGCCACGTCCGCTCGGACACGCTGACCCCGTCCGCCCTCATCGAAACGGTGGAGGCGGGGGACGCGCGGATAGCGGGCGTCGAACTGTCGGTGGATCTGCCCGTAGGCGGAGGGCGTTCGATCGAGGCGGGCGGAAATGTCACCGATGCGCGGCTGATCCGCAACGCGCTGGGATATGCGCTGCGCGACACCAGACTCCCTGTCGTGCCGGACCACAGCCTGCGCGCGGCGCTCGCGCAGGTCTTCGCGCTGGGCGGGATGAAGGGCGCGGCGCGGATCGGCCTGCGCTATGTTGGGCCGGCGCATCTGAGCTTCGATCCCGATCTGGACCGGCGGATGGGCAATCTGCTGGAAAGCGGGGTCGAGGCCAGCCTGTCACGCGGCAACTGGACTCTTTCCGCCGCCGCCGCCAACCCTCTGGGCCGGAAAGGCCGCGCCTTCGCCTACGGCAATCCGTTGCGATACCGGATGTCGCCACAGATCATCTCGCAAGACCCGCGCACCGTCAGCCTGACGCTCGCCGCGCGCTTCTGA
- a CDS encoding TrlF family AAA-like ATPase produces the protein MMSRGSEWRRWEPHIHAPGTAMNNQFSGPTAWEDYLTALEQATPVIEAIAVTDYYVTDTYEEVLRRRDAGRLPRAKLIFPNVELRLDVATAKGGFVNLHLFVSPEDPNHVEELRRLLSRLQFNVMQDRFDCTKDDLIRLGKKADSKITDDRAALSYGANQFKVNFQKLREVFSESGWAKKNILIAVAGGATDGTSGVREAADQTLRREIEGFAHVIFASSEAQRDFWLGKRDLAPADIRTRYGGLKPCLHGSDAHKLEDVATPFGDRFSWIKGALEFDALRQACIDPGGRAHVGAEPPASATPSQVISQIEILDAPWATTPIIQLNPGLVAIIGARGSGKTALADMIAAGCDSITDESWNADEWANPSFLVRARPLIGEGKVKVSWAAGEPSVRSLNGSDANGPFAYERVRYLSQQFVEELCSSSGLTDGLLREIERVIFEAHPDEERDGALNFEELLEQRATRHRLAREREADAVSQISDRIGTELEKEKLAASYEGQVGQKKKLIDAYTADRAKLVSAGSELRAQRHTDLAAAANQIRTTLRRFTGQRQTFLAMQDEVKDLRRNQAPETLRQAQTRHPNSGMTAEQWAAFLLDYKGKVDDNLATYVKWVDGKIAELKGVAPPAGDPNKPFFPDDTDLTTLSQAILDAEMGRLEKLVSADKETQKRYTALSGSIATETAALQTLTDKLKDAQGAKDRARDLQTEREEAYGRAFDALVAEQSVLEELYAPLMARLAASSGTLKKLSFSVARIANVEQWASEAEDGLIDLRKAGSFRGKGTLLQKAHEVLKTAWETGDSAAVRAAMAEFRRLYQKDLLDHSPVAHTDQAEFRAWSKRFAQWLFSTDHISIRYGIDYDGVDIRKLSPGTRGIVLLLLYLALDDSDDRPLVIDQPEENLDPKSVFDELVHLFVEAKAHRQVIMVTHNANLVINTDADQIIIAESGPHPHGALPPITYTSGGLESASIRETVCNILEGGEGAFQERARRLRVRLER, from the coding sequence ATGATGAGTCGGGGATCTGAGTGGCGGCGGTGGGAGCCGCACATTCACGCGCCGGGTACGGCGATGAACAACCAGTTTAGCGGGCCGACGGCTTGGGAAGACTACCTGACGGCGCTTGAGCAGGCGACGCCGGTGATCGAAGCGATCGCGGTGACCGACTACTATGTGACGGATACCTATGAAGAGGTGCTTCGCCGAAGGGACGCCGGTCGCTTGCCGCGCGCCAAGCTCATATTCCCCAATGTCGAGCTTCGGCTGGATGTGGCGACCGCCAAAGGCGGTTTCGTCAACTTGCACCTCTTCGTAAGCCCGGAAGATCCAAACCACGTTGAGGAGCTGCGTCGACTACTTTCGCGGCTGCAGTTCAACGTGATGCAAGATCGCTTCGATTGCACCAAGGACGATCTCATTCGCCTCGGCAAAAAGGCCGACTCGAAGATCACCGATGATCGTGCGGCGCTGTCCTACGGGGCAAACCAGTTCAAGGTGAATTTCCAGAAGCTGCGGGAAGTGTTCTCCGAAAGCGGCTGGGCGAAGAAGAACATCCTTATCGCAGTTGCTGGTGGGGCCACTGACGGCACTTCGGGGGTGCGCGAGGCTGCTGATCAAACCCTTCGGCGCGAGATCGAGGGATTTGCCCATGTAATTTTCGCAAGCAGCGAGGCGCAGCGGGATTTTTGGCTCGGCAAGCGTGATCTGGCGCCAGCGGACATTCGCACTCGATATGGCGGGCTCAAGCCCTGCCTGCATGGCAGCGACGCCCATAAGCTGGAAGACGTAGCCACGCCGTTTGGCGACCGCTTCTCGTGGATCAAGGGCGCCCTTGAGTTCGATGCACTGCGCCAGGCCTGTATCGACCCAGGTGGCCGGGCGCATGTCGGCGCGGAGCCGCCAGCATCAGCCACGCCGTCGCAGGTAATCTCGCAGATCGAAATCCTAGATGCGCCGTGGGCAACCACGCCGATCATCCAGCTCAATCCCGGCTTGGTGGCGATCATCGGCGCCCGTGGATCGGGCAAGACGGCATTGGCCGACATGATTGCGGCAGGTTGCGACTCGATCACGGACGAGTCCTGGAATGCTGACGAATGGGCCAATCCTTCGTTCCTTGTCCGGGCGCGCCCGTTGATCGGCGAGGGAAAAGTCAAAGTGAGCTGGGCGGCGGGCGAACCAAGCGTTCGTTCCCTCAATGGCTCGGACGCCAACGGCCCGTTTGCCTACGAGCGCGTGCGTTATCTCTCGCAGCAGTTTGTCGAGGAGCTTTGCTCGTCCAGCGGCCTGACCGATGGCCTTCTGCGCGAGATCGAACGCGTGATTTTTGAAGCCCATCCCGACGAGGAACGTGATGGCGCACTGAATTTCGAGGAGCTGCTGGAGCAGCGGGCGACACGGCATCGTCTCGCGCGGGAGCGTGAGGCTGACGCGGTTTCGCAAATCTCCGATCGGATCGGCACCGAACTTGAGAAGGAAAAGCTCGCCGCGAGCTACGAGGGGCAGGTTGGGCAAAAGAAAAAGCTAATTGACGCCTATACGGCCGACCGCGCCAAGCTGGTCTCGGCGGGCAGCGAACTTCGGGCGCAGCGGCACACGGATTTGGCAGCCGCGGCGAACCAGATCCGGACGACACTTCGCCGGTTCACGGGACAGCGCCAGACCTTCCTTGCGATGCAGGACGAGGTGAAAGACCTCCGACGAAATCAGGCCCCTGAGACGCTTCGCCAGGCCCAGACCCGGCATCCGAATAGCGGCATGACAGCCGAGCAGTGGGCGGCGTTCCTGCTGGATTACAAAGGCAAGGTGGACGACAATCTCGCCACTTATGTGAAGTGGGTGGACGGCAAGATTGCCGAACTCAAGGGCGTCGCGCCGCCCGCGGGCGACCCCAATAAGCCCTTCTTCCCGGACGATACCGACCTCACCACGCTGTCGCAGGCCATCCTCGACGCCGAAATGGGCCGACTGGAGAAGCTGGTCAGCGCCGACAAGGAAACGCAGAAGCGATACACCGCCTTGTCCGGCAGCATCGCAACGGAAACCGCGGCCCTTCAGACACTCACCGATAAGCTGAAGGACGCTCAGGGCGCGAAGGATCGGGCGCGTGATCTGCAAACCGAACGCGAGGAAGCCTATGGCAGAGCATTTGATGCTCTTGTCGCCGAGCAGTCGGTTCTAGAAGAGCTGTACGCGCCGCTGATGGCGAGGCTGGCCGCGTCATCCGGCACGCTGAAGAAGCTATCGTTCTCGGTCGCCCGGATCGCGAATGTCGAGCAGTGGGCGTCAGAAGCCGAAGATGGCCTCATCGATCTGCGCAAGGCCGGGTCGTTCCGGGGCAAGGGCACGCTTCTTCAAAAGGCGCATGAGGTTTTGAAAACCGCCTGGGAGACCGGCGATTCCGCCGCTGTTCGTGCTGCGATGGCGGAGTTCCGACGGCTCTATCAAAAGGATCTGCTCGATCATTCGCCGGTCGCTCACACCGATCAGGCTGAGTTCCGGGCCTGGTCGAAGCGCTTCGCGCAGTGGCTCTTCAGCACCGACCATATCTCGATCCGGTACGGCATCGACTATGACGGCGTCGATATCCGGAAACTGTCGCCAGGCACGCGTGGAATCGTCCTGTTGCTGCTGTACCTGGCCCTCGATGACAGCGACGATCGCCCCCTCGTGATCGACCAGCCCGAAGAGAACCTCGACCCGAAGTCGGTGTTCGATGAGCTGGTGCATCTGTTCGTTGAGGCTAAGGCGCACCGTCAGGTGATCATGGTGACGCACAATGCGAACCTGGTGATCAACACCGACGCGGACCAGATCATCATCGCTGAGTCTGGGCCGCATCCGCACGGCGCTCTTCCTCCCATCACCTACACGTCTGGTGGCCTGGAGAGCGCGTCGATCAGGGAGACGGTGTGCAACATCCTAGAAGGCGGCGAAGGCGCTTTCCAAGAGCGCGCTCGCAGACTGCGCGTGAGGCTAGAACGCTAG
- the tnpA gene encoding IS200/IS605 family transposase → MRYKSGCHTTFHHRYHLVWAPKYRFKVLHGDVRLRVREIIRQVCSEMGVTIINGALSRDHVHMFVEIPPHVSVSDFVRRAKGRSSRKIQQEFEHIRKRYWGQRFWQRGYFSTTSGNITDDIIMRYLDKHTHKNGFSPAS, encoded by the coding sequence ATGCGCTATAAAAGCGGTTGTCACACGACATTCCATCATCGCTACCATCTCGTGTGGGCGCCGAAGTATCGGTTCAAAGTGCTCCATGGCGACGTGCGCCTGCGGGTTCGAGAGATCATCAGGCAGGTCTGCTCAGAAATGGGCGTGACGATCATCAACGGCGCGCTGTCCCGCGATCACGTCCACATGTTCGTCGAAATCCCGCCGCATGTGTCGGTCAGCGACTTCGTGCGCCGCGCCAAGGGGCGATCGTCACGAAAAATCCAGCAGGAGTTCGAGCACATCCGCAAACGATATTGGGGGCAACGCTTCTGGCAAAGGGGCTACTTCTCGACCACCTCCGGCAACATCACCGATGACATCATCATGCGGTATCTCGACAAACATACCCACAAAAATGGCTTCAGCCCCGCCTCATGA
- a CDS encoding DUF4238 domain-containing protein yields the protein MRPFSIFNPVRGDTGRTNRKHHFISVTYMEGFTNERGRVYVYRAEAPETPHPMQPSAIGYENYYYSQPLPEGGQENHRFEDLWGSIETVWPETVRALQARRLSPAISFNVQGMQAIMRARVPATRDRVALMLEAKLRSEFKILEELGALPPEYERYAGQFDTIPVGINPHETLLAMEDEFKTFGDLCFRLCFEVLHNATDTPFLASDNPVCSYDPKQTLSARRPYDHSGEVELIFPITARMLVRGTSKRGPANAISRHRTITDKQLIRRLNRTIAQFAYRMTIAQDRSSDDLVHAHAARVPTIQTDVRRNGKEVRIHVRDVFGPRPVLSQYIDTPEKAARLEARLAAGK from the coding sequence GTGAGACCGTTCAGCATCTTCAACCCGGTGCGCGGCGACACCGGGCGGACGAACCGAAAGCACCACTTCATTTCGGTCACCTACATGGAGGGCTTCACCAACGAACGCGGCCGTGTCTATGTCTATCGCGCGGAGGCCCCCGAGACGCCGCACCCCATGCAGCCTTCCGCCATCGGATACGAAAACTACTATTACTCACAGCCGCTGCCCGAAGGCGGGCAGGAGAATCATCGGTTCGAAGATTTGTGGGGCTCCATCGAAACGGTGTGGCCTGAGACAGTCCGCGCGTTACAGGCCCGGCGGCTGTCGCCAGCGATCTCGTTCAATGTCCAGGGCATGCAAGCGATCATGCGCGCGCGCGTGCCGGCCACACGCGACCGGGTCGCTTTGATGCTCGAAGCGAAGCTCCGCAGCGAATTCAAGATCCTCGAAGAACTCGGCGCCTTGCCGCCAGAGTATGAGCGCTACGCCGGCCAGTTCGACACCATACCCGTCGGCATCAACCCGCATGAAACACTCTTGGCGATGGAAGACGAGTTCAAGACTTTCGGCGATCTCTGCTTCCGGCTCTGTTTCGAGGTTCTTCACAACGCAACCGACACGCCATTTCTGGCGTCCGATAATCCGGTCTGTAGCTATGATCCGAAGCAAACGCTCTCTGCGCGCCGGCCGTATGATCACTCTGGCGAGGTCGAGCTTATTTTTCCGATCACGGCACGCATGTTGGTGCGCGGCACGAGCAAACGAGGCCCGGCCAATGCCATCTCCCGTCATCGGACCATCACCGACAAGCAGTTGATCCGCCGTCTCAATCGAACAATCGCTCAGTTTGCGTACCGGATGACCATTGCTCAGGATCGATCGAGCGACGATCTCGTGCACGCGCATGCTGCCCGCGTTCCAACGATCCAGACGGACGTCCGGCGCAATGGCAAGGAGGTCCGAATCCATGTTCGGGACGTCTTTGGTCCTCGGCCGGTGCTATCCCAGTATATCGACACGCCCGAGAAGGCTGCCCGTCTTGAGGCCAGGTTGGCGGCTGGAAAATGA